CACCACGACAAGAATTTGCGGAAAGAGTTTGTATCCCATCGTATCCTGAAGCTTGATGAAACGATAAAAAAGCCAGTCGATATGTTCGATCGCTTCCGGCGCGAGGTTTTCGTAATCCTCGGGAATCATCGGTAACAACGAAGCGACTTTCTCTCTTGCCATCCGAAGACGGTCCGCATGGAGCCGGCACTCTTTCAGGTAGGTTCGCAGCCGCGAAAACGCCACATCCCAGGCCGCCATCAGTAAACCTCCAGAATCTCGTAGGCCGTGTTGCGCTTCGCGGGTGTCTCGCCCACGTCGCGAATGAGGCGTATCATCTCCTCCTGGTTCATGCGGTTCATCGCGCCCGCGGCTTTGACGACGTTCTCTTCCATCATCGTGCTGCCCAGGTCGTTGGCGCCATACAGCAGCGCCATTTGCCCGATATAGCTTCCCTGGGTCACCCAGGAACTCTGGATATTGCGGACGTTGTCGAGAAAGAGGCGGCTGACGGCGAGCAGGCGGAGGTAGCGGTTGGGGCTGGCTTTGTGTTTGACGATCCCCTCTTTCTGCAGCGCCGTATGGTAGGGCTGAAAACTCCACATGATGAAGGCGCGAAATCCTCCCGTCTCATCCTGCAGGTCGCGCACATGCGCCCAGTGCTCGACGATCTCCTCGTCGGTCTCGACGGTGCCGAACATCATGGTGGCTGTGGATTTGATACCGTTTTTATGCGCCAGTCGGTGGACGTTCAGCCAATCTTTCACGTCGATCTTCTTGGGGGCGATAATATCCCGCACCCGGTCACTGAGTATCTCCGCCCCCGCGCCCGGAATGGAGCTGAGCCCCTTGGCTTTGAGGCGCTTCAGCACCTCTTCGACGCTAATGCGCGAGACTTTGGCGATGTAGTTGATCTCCACCGCCGAAAAGCCGTGAATCGTGATCTGCGGATATTTGGTGTGGATATGCTCCACCAGCTCTTCGTACCACTCGATCTTGAGTTTGGGATGCACGCCGCCTTGAAAGAGTATCTGCGTCCCGCCGATGGCCAGCAGCTCCTCGATCTTCTCGTCGATCTCGTCGAAACTGAGAACGTAGACATCCTCGTCGTCGCCGTGGCGGTAGAAGGCGCAAAATTTGCAGTCGACCCAGCAGCGGTTGGTGTAGTTGATGTTGCGGTCGACGACGAAAGTGGTGAGGCCTTGCGGGTGGAGTTCCTTCTTCTTTTCGTAGGCCATCCGCCCCAGCTCTTTGAGGTCGCCGTGGCGTATCAGCTCCACCGCTTCGGCGGGGGTCATGCGACTCATTCCGCCCCGCTCCCGCTCTTTGTCTCCGCCGTTTTCTCTCTCTTTTCCACCGGTGCCTGTTTGCTTTTCTTTTTGCCCGGTGCCGACTTTTGAATGGCATCGAGCACGCCGTTGACGAATTTGGGCGACTGGTCGCTGCCCAGTTCCTTGGCCAGCTCCACCGCCTCGTTGATCACGACAGCGTGATCGAGATCGGTATGCAGAAGCTCGTAAGTACCCAGACGCAGGATCGATTTGTCCACATGGTCGAGACGGTCGAAATCCCACTCTTTCAGGTGGATTTTGATCCGGTCATCGATTTCGGACAGATGCGACAGCACGCCGTTGTAAAGCCCCAGAGCGAACTCCCGCTGTTTGTGGCGGATCTTCTTCTCCTCCAGCAGGTCTTCGGCAAATTTCTGGACTTCCGGGTTGCCGATGTCATGGGCGTAGAGCAGGCTGATGACCGCCGCGCGGGACTGGTGACGCGTCGCCATTACCCCTCCATCCGGCGGTAGAGGTCGAGCATCTCGATGACGCCTGTCATCGCTTCGAATCCCTTGTTGCCCGCTTTGGAGCCGGCCCGTTCGATCGCCTGTTCGATCGTGTCGGTCGTCAAAACGCCGAAAGCGACCGGTTTGCCGTGTTTGAGCGTGACGTTGGCGACCCCCTTCGTCGCTTCGGCGGCCACGTAGTCGAAATGGGGCGTCGAACCGCGGATGATGGCGCCGACACAGCAGACACCCGCGTATTTGTCGCCCAGGAGCGCCTTTTCAAGGGCGAAAGGAATTTCGAATGCGCCGGGAACCAGGATCAGGTCGAGATGATCCTCCCGTCCCCCGTGACGCAAAAACGCATCCCGCGCACCCTCAACGAGGCGGTCGGTGATGATGTGGTTGAAGCGGCTCGCGATGACGGCGATACGCTCCGAGCCTTCGAGTTTGAGTTGTCCTTCGATAATGTTCATGGGAATCCTCGGTGAGATGAAATGGTGATATTTTAGCATAATCGGCGCAAACCGCCGTCGGCTCGACAGAATCCAAGATCGCGCGGAGGCCGCTATGCCTCTTCTACGATCTCCCGGATCGCCTTGATCTGTCCGATCAGGCTCTCCAGCGCGTCGGGCCGTATCATGTTCGGACCGTCGCTGAGTGCGATGGCAGGATCGAAGTGGGTCTCGAAGAAAAACCCGTCCACGCCCGCGGCGGCAGCCGCGCGGGCCAGATAGGGAACGAAGGTACTGTCACCCCCCGTCTTCCCTCCCTGTCCCGGCATCTGCACGCTGTGGGTGGCGTCGAAAACGACGGGGGCGAATCGCCGCATGATGGGGAGCGCACGCATATCGACGACGAGATTGCCGTATCCGAAGGTCGAACCCCGTTCGGTGAGCCAGACGCCGGCCTTTTCGCTCGTTTCGTAATCGGCGCTCTCGAATCCCCGGGTCTTGAGGACCTTGAGAACCGAATATTTCATGTCCGAGGGAACCATGAACTGCCCTTTTTTGATATTGACGATGCAGTCGGTCTTGGCGGCCGCCACCAGCAGGTCGGTCTGCCTGCAGAGGAAAGCGGGAATCTGCAGCACATCCACCGTTTCAGCCGCCGCGGGCACCTGCCATGTCTCATGCACATCGGTCAAGGTCCTGTAACCGAAGCGCTCTTTGACCTCTTCGAAAATGCGCATCCCCTCTTCGAGGCCCGGCCCCCGGAAACTCTCCAGGGAGGTGCGGTTGGCCTTGTCGAAACTCGCCTTGAAATAGAAATCGATCGTTTCTTCTTCGGCGTATCGTTTCAGCGATTCGGCGATGCGCATCACGTTCTCTCGGCTTTCGATGACGCAGGGCCCGGCGATGAGCACCATCTTTTTCATCCTTTGACCTCCATTCCCTCTTTGTCAAATACGACGAGGTTTTTTTTCTGCTCTTTGGCTGCGTTCAGCGCGTCTTCGGCAAGCTCCATCATCCGATTCAGGTGGATATGCATCCCGTACATCGTCACCGCCCCGGCGGTACGGCGGTATTCGATTCTCTTTTTGCCCTGCATCAGAGGGGTTTTGCCGATCTTCTCCTCGATCCGCTCCAAAACGGAAGGGATATTGTCGATATCGCACTCCGGCATCAGGACAAAGATGCCCGAACCGCCGAAGCGTCCCAGCACGTCACTGCTTCTGAGCACGCTTTGGATCGATTCGGTCAAATGTTTGAGCACGTTGTCGCCGGTTTTGAAGCTGTAGCGAAGATTGATCTTCTCCAATTGGTCCACATCCACGATCATCAGCGTGACGGGCCAGCGGTGCCGGCGCGCGAGCTTGATCTGGACATTGGCGGTCTTGACGAAAAAAGGGTAGTTGAAGGCACCCGTCACCTCATCGAGAGATCGGGCCGCATGGACCTCCTCACTCAACGCCGCGAGCCGTTTTTTGCAAAGTTCCAGGGTTTTGAAATATTTGTAAAAGAAAAAACCCGTCACGCCGTTTACAATCACGAGGGTGGCGATCACTCCCAGCAGAATGTCATTCATCGTTCATCCGTTTTTCCCTCTTTTCAGTAGGTCTCGATCAGATTGCCGGACTTGCCCCGGATACGGTCGAGGGCATTGAGGGACCTTTCCATCAGACGTTTCAAATCGGCCGCGACCGGTTCCAGCGAAGCGAGTCCGCATTGGCACCCGAGCGTGTATTTTTCCTCTTCGATATCGATCTCTTTTCGGGAAAGATGGGATCCGATCCTCTCGGCAATCTCCTTCGCATGCTCCAGGGAGCAGTCGGGCAGGAGCAGAAGGTACTCGTTTTTGGAGAAACTCCCGGCAAGATCGCTTCCTCTCAGCAGCGAGTCAAGCTCTTTCACGACGATCTCCTTGATCTTTTTGCCCATCTCTTGCGAAACGCGCCTGCGCCCTTTGCCCGCACCGACATACATCGCGATCATGCTCACTGGCCACTCGTTGCGACGGGCCATGAGAATCTCTTTGTGTCCCATCCTGAAAAAAAGCTGTTTGTCATGAAGTTCGAAAGCCGACGAGGGGTTGAGAACCTCGTCGCATCTTTGGATCTGGACTTTTGCCCGAATCCACTCTTTTATGAACACATAGGAGACGACGAAGGCGATCAGGAAAAAGAGTGCGTAAGCGGTATTGACGCCCATGATTCGGGCAAGACCGTAGGCTTCCATCTCCTTTTCCAAAACCGGAAGCCATATCGCCGCACTGGTCAGCACGATGCCGCCAAGCAGCGCTCCAAGGATTTTGTACCGACCGCTGTTTGCGATATCTGCCATTCAAACACCTTTCTTTCGGAAATGAATCAGAAGAGTTCGATACGGTTTCCGCCCTTTTTCTTTGCCTGCTCCAACGCCACGTTCGCACGATTTATCAAATGGTTGAATTTGGCGACCCGGCCGGCAAACGAAACGACTCCACAGGAAAACCGGATCTTGATCTCTTTTTTGTCTACCGTCAGGGGCGTCGAAAGTATCTGGTTCTGAAACCGCTGAACCACTCTCTTCGCACTGTTGATATCGCAGTTGGGCAGGAGGACGACGAAACGGTCGTCGTCGAATCTCGCGACCAGGTCGCTCTCCCTTATCGTCTCTTTCAAGATGGCGGCGAAATGGGAGAGCACCTGGTTGCCCGCATCGAAACTGTATGCCTTGTTGATGCCCGCCAGCTGGTCGATGTCCATGAGTATCATCCCCACCGGCCAGCCGTTGCGTTTGCACAGGCGAATCTGCGTGCCTGCCAGCTCCCTGAAAACCTTGCTTTTGTAAAGCCGTGTCGTCACATCGCGGAGCAGGCTCTCCTCCTGCTCCCTCTCGATTCGGTCGACGACGCTCTTTTGCTGCACAAAGGTATAAAAAAGAGGGGCGAAGAACACCACGTAGACCGCCGCCATTATCTCGATGCCAAGCATCGGCTGCGTCCACAAGCCGTTTTTCGCCAGCAGCCACGCGATGGCGCTCAGCAGGAGGCTCGCCGCCATCGCGAGCCCCAACGCCACTCCTCCTCTTCTCAACAGACGCTTATCTATTTTCGACATGGTTACTCTTTAATGTAGCATATTTTCTCTTAAAGGCTCTGCGGAACC
This genomic interval from Hydrogenimonas urashimensis contains the following:
- a CDS encoding dehypoxanthine futalosine cyclase → MSRMTPAEAVELIRHGDLKELGRMAYEKKKELHPQGLTTFVVDRNINYTNRCWVDCKFCAFYRHGDDEDVYVLSFDEIDEKIEELLAIGGTQILFQGGVHPKLKIEWYEELVEHIHTKYPQITIHGFSAVEINYIAKVSRISVEEVLKRLKAKGLSSIPGAGAEILSDRVRDIIAPKKIDVKDWLNVHRLAHKNGIKSTATMMFGTVETDEEIVEHWAHVRDLQDETGGFRAFIMWSFQPYHTALQKEGIVKHKASPNRYLRLLAVSRLFLDNVRNIQSSWVTQGSYIGQMALLYGANDLGSTMMEENVVKAAGAMNRMNQEEMIRLIRDVGETPAKRNTAYEILEVY
- the nusB gene encoding transcription antitermination factor NusB translates to MATRHQSRAAVISLLYAHDIGNPEVQKFAEDLLEEKKIRHKQREFALGLYNGVLSHLSEIDDRIKIHLKEWDFDRLDHVDKSILRLGTYELLHTDLDHAVVINEAVELAKELGSDQSPKFVNGVLDAIQKSAPGKKKSKQAPVEKREKTAETKSGSGAE
- the ribH gene encoding 6,7-dimethyl-8-ribityllumazine synthase, which gives rise to MNIIEGQLKLEGSERIAVIASRFNHIITDRLVEGARDAFLRHGGREDHLDLILVPGAFEIPFALEKALLGDKYAGVCCVGAIIRGSTPHFDYVAAEATKGVANVTLKHGKPVAFGVLTTDTIEQAIERAGSKAGNKGFEAMTGVIEMLDLYRRMEG
- the kdsA gene encoding 3-deoxy-8-phosphooctulonate synthase; this encodes MVLIAGPCVIESRENVMRIAESLKRYAEEETIDFYFKASFDKANRTSLESFRGPGLEEGMRIFEEVKERFGYRTLTDVHETWQVPAAAETVDVLQIPAFLCRQTDLLVAAAKTDCIVNIKKGQFMVPSDMKYSVLKVLKTRGFESADYETSEKAGVWLTERGSTFGYGNLVVDMRALPIMRRFAPVVFDATHSVQMPGQGGKTGGDSTFVPYLARAAAAAGVDGFFFETHFDPAIALSDGPNMIRPDALESLIGQIKAIREIVEEA
- a CDS encoding GGDEF domain-containing protein, coding for MNDILLGVIATLVIVNGVTGFFFYKYFKTLELCKKRLAALSEEVHAARSLDEVTGAFNYPFFVKTANVQIKLARRHRWPVTLMIVDVDQLEKINLRYSFKTGDNVLKHLTESIQSVLRSSDVLGRFGGSGIFVLMPECDIDNIPSVLERIEEKIGKTPLMQGKKRIEYRRTAGAVTMYGMHIHLNRMMELAEDALNAAKEQKKNLVVFDKEGMEVKG
- a CDS encoding GGDEF domain-containing protein, producing MADIANSGRYKILGALLGGIVLTSAAIWLPVLEKEMEAYGLARIMGVNTAYALFFLIAFVVSYVFIKEWIRAKVQIQRCDEVLNPSSAFELHDKQLFFRMGHKEILMARRNEWPVSMIAMYVGAGKGRRRVSQEMGKKIKEIVVKELDSLLRGSDLAGSFSKNEYLLLLPDCSLEHAKEIAERIGSHLSRKEIDIEEEKYTLGCQCGLASLEPVAADLKRLMERSLNALDRIRGKSGNLIETY
- a CDS encoding GGDEF domain-containing protein, whose amino-acid sequence is MSKIDKRLLRRGGVALGLAMAASLLLSAIAWLLAKNGLWTQPMLGIEIMAAVYVVFFAPLFYTFVQQKSVVDRIEREQEESLLRDVTTRLYKSKVFRELAGTQIRLCKRNGWPVGMILMDIDQLAGINKAYSFDAGNQVLSHFAAILKETIRESDLVARFDDDRFVVLLPNCDINSAKRVVQRFQNQILSTPLTVDKKEIKIRFSCGVVSFAGRVAKFNHLINRANVALEQAKKKGGNRIELF